TGGGACTAGTTTTGGGTCAAAAGAAGTTGTCTATCCGAATATGAATGCATCTTCTATATTCCCTGCAAAAGATTTATGGCTAAAAGATACATCAATGGTCATGTTTGGTTCTAAATTCAAGATGGGTAAATGTAGTACAACAAGATTTGTTTTTGATACATCAAAACTAGCCATTCTTAAGGCTAAGGCAGCTGAAAATGGATCAAAAGATCCGACCCGTGTTGAGGTGGTGACAGCTTTGTTATGGAAATGTATCATGGCTGCATCAGAAGAAAATAGTGGTTCATGGAAACCATCTTTGTTAAGCCATGTAGTGAACCTTAGGAAAAGGCTAGTGTCAAGTTTGTCAGAACACTCAATTGGCAACTTAATTTGGCTAGCAAGTGCAGAATGCAAAACCAAGGCCCAAACCGGATTATTGCAAGATCTTGTTGAAAAAGTGCGCGGTAGTGTATCAAAAATCAATAGTGAGTTTGTGAAGAAACTACAAGGTGAAAAAAGGACCAAAGTGATGGAAGAGTCTCTCAAGAGTATAAAAGATTGTGTGGACTATACCGGAGTAACGAGTTGGTGCAAAATGGGATTCTATGAAGTCGATTTTGGTTGGGGAAAGCCGATTTGGGTGTGTGGTAGTGTCTTTGAAGGTAGTCCTGTGTTTATGAACTTCATCATTTTAATGGACACAAAGAATGGTGATGGAATAGAAGCATGGGTGAACATTGATGAACATGAAATGAATATCATGAAACACAATATGGAGCTTTTGGAATTTGCATTTGTTGATCCAAGTCCTTTGAAAATAAATTACCAATGAAGGTGTTGTGATGAACAACCAATTAAGTAggatttcttgtttataaatgatTTGAAAGATAACTAGGTACTGTTGAAAGAAACCATATGTTTAAGTGCCGATCACTTGTAATTAAATAAGGTTTTCGAGCTATCCTTATAGTAAGTCATTTCAATTTGATCTATGCACTTTTGAGTATATGTTATACATATGAAATGTAATGACCTTTTTAGTGAAAAACTAGATCGTTAACGGGCCACTGATCCAGATTATCTTCATCCATGTGAGCATGAATTCCACCATAGGTAATAAAAAAACTGCACGGTCCAACAGAGTTGCAAAACTGATACAATAAAATTACAAGGGTTTAAATTGTATTAAACTTTGAGGTAGGCATATGGTAATCAAAATTCACAAGAAACCCACAACAGTATATTCAAGAGATCCAATAAAGCCGAATTCCAAATTTCCAACAGCGATAACTTGAACTTATGAATCCACAAGGCTGAACATCTTTATGTTGGCAGTGACAAAAGTTTGTGATACTTTCTTTACAAGGTCTCTCAAATTAAATGCTTAATACCAAGAAAACAATTTCACAAAAAATGGCGGAAAATGGATAAAACCAAAAGAATGAATTGACCAGTTAGGTTTAACACAAACAAAGCAGCGAACACAATTTAATAGTGAGACTGATTATAGTGGAAGATGATCCTAATCTTGTACTAGTGAAATGCAGCAGAAGTACGCTACTCGAGTCCTGCGAAACCCTGTAAGAAAGTATCACAGCTTTTGTTTATGTATTGCACACattaaaaactgaaatttgTAAATCAACTGGAATTAGATGAAAGCCGAAGTATGGTTACCTGGGTAGGTGGTTCATGGCAGAGGGTTTATACTCAGGTGGACGATGCAGGAATCTGACATTAAAAATGTTCGGAAGTCACAAGCCCACAAAGATATAAGCTATAGAGTACAACTATATGCAgagttaaatataattatcacaAACTTACAGTGgctgaagaagaggaagacgaTTGTGATGCCAAAGGTAGTTTGCTACTGGATTCATCTTGACATGTTGAGTTGCTTTTAGATATGTATTCAGTAGCACCATCAAgcattttctttaaaaagttaTGTGCATCTTCATATGTTGAGTGTAGACGAACAGAGAGACTTTCTGCTTCTTCAAGTTGACGAGTATAGCGTGTTTCCATCTCCACCCTCTGTCTCTTAGGcaagtttttaaataataatatgacCCGTCCCTTCTTTGTAAGAATGTCTACAGAGCCGTGTAAATTTTGCTCACCCAGATCCTGCATCTCTCTCAAACGGGCCTCAAATTGTGTCATCAGTCCAGACGCTACCTCCCGACTCTCAGCAAATTCCTTTGGTTTCTCAGGCTCACTTCCCATTATCTTTTTATTTGCCCATACTGTTAATTCTAGAATAATGTTCTGAATTGCTACTTTGGTCTTTTCCTGTGCTTTCTTTCTCTCAACAAGCACTGAATTTCCCTGTTCTAGTAATGCTTGCAATCCTGTAATACAATTCTCAATATCTGCAATCAGTTTGGCTCTTTTCATCTCCCTAGCCCGTTTCGCAATCATTGCTTTTGTAGGTGGTTCCTAAAAAACAAGGGATCATggttttaaagtaaaaaacacGACATAAATCTCATATCCTTTTTGATTATTACATCAATATATTCTTTCATAGTGCCACAAATTTAATATTTCCTGCCATTGTTCATAGGTTGTAAAAGTCAGATTAGGCATTCATTTGTGGCAAAATAAGAGCCAAACCAGAAGTTTCAAATTTCCATTCGAAACCATGACAATCAATATTGACATAATCAGAACATTGTCAGATGGACCTACTTACCAAGATCATTACGCAGATTATAAATTATGACCCGACCCACTGAAACAATAACGGGATTGCATTGAAACTACTTGATGAAAATACCTCAGGTATATCCATGATGAACATGGCTCTTGGAGAGTTCTCAAGCAAGAAGTTTATAGCTTCGGTAGACACGTTTACTTTGTATGCATCAGACCTCATGTAGGGGTCTATTTTTAAGCAAATCAAGTTGCTAAAAGGTGAAGGAAGGTGTGACACCAAATCTGGATATGCGGAAAGGCACTGCACGAAAATCACAAGAAAGACATACATTAAACATGCATATGTGCTTAGTTCACCACTGCAAGTTTTTTCCTTTGCTTTTTGACAGGGAAGTACGAGATTGATTTTCCAAAAACGAATAGCGAGTTTTAAGTCACGAATTTCTCAAAAACATGTCACAGATGACAATAAGATATCAACATACCTCAACAATGTCAAAGTTAAGCGTAAGAAATTTGGCACTCTGGAGCTGTTGAAGCATGTTAATAGTCTCACGAGCATCTTCCTCGTCATACTTCTTGTATGTCTCACATAAGGACAAAGAGACACTAACTTTGTTTAGAGAATGGAAACAACCTTTAAACCACTTTGGAGGTTCATAACCCTTGTagacaatataattttttttcataaatcttCTTTTCCTAAACAGCGACGGTTGTAACGCTTTTACCCGCTGAACCGATCAATATATCACAATTGTTACAAAAGATCCCACATTTTGGAAAATTTATGGTTActtgaaacataatatatatatatatatgtatatatatatatacacacatatatacagaATAGgaaattaaattcattttaatAGAGTAAATTAAATATTGTACATAATTTACATAGAAATAGGAGGTAGCGAGAATTGGAAAGTTCATTTTAATTGGTTAAAAACCTAAACCCTAATTTAGCAACAACAAAATAAAGTGATTGAATTAATATGTaaatcaataatataaaaataaaaatgaataattaataagaGTAGCGGTTGAAAGAGCATACCTGAATCAACGGGGGTTGTTTGAACCCTAAATTTGATCAAACTGTTTATATGGATggattttgtaattttaaataaccgctctaaaaatacttttttcacttttattcTTCCCGCactttgaaaaattttaaaaatttttatactCGTATCTTTTACGATCTTAGATTCTcaatagaaattttttttttttccattaaaatTGACACGTTAAATTTTAACTTATTTGTCATTCAATTTAAGGCTTTTAGTTTGGAAAGTACCTCAATTTGTCACGTTTTACTTTATTGAGGTCCAAACAAAATTATGTCCTATTATGAAGGAAAAAAACCAACTAAACTAACTATATTGGGATTTGACCGGCTAAATGATGCTTTCTATCCGGtttatacattatttaattatttaataatttaatatccACGTGTGTAATTTTTTAACAAGTACACACTATCTCTGTTCTCTGTTCTTCACCTCCCCCACCATTCCACTGCTTCCCTTTCCCCCCTTTCTTTCATAAGATTGCCATTTAAcctaacctatatatatatatatatatatccagatCAGATTCGTTTGTAATGATGGTTGGTTTTTTTGActtctttttgttaatttttaaagaAGGCAATGATATAGcaaatttattctttgatgggaAATCAATTTTAAGGAGGATTCATTAGTTTGGTGATACCTCCTTTATTCATGCTGTATGTTTTTCCTCATTACTACATTCAATCAAAAAGTGCAGGTTGTTAGTGCCCATTTGTACTATATGATGAATGATACCTCGTTTGGTGATTTTGTtgaaattattaatttgtacTAAAAACTAATGTTCTGAAGCATGAGCATGTATTTGGGGAAAACATAGTTGAAAACAGGGAAGTGTGGAGACCGGATTGAAAAACGTTAATATGTTAATTGGATTATCATCATAAGGTGATTGATGTTCTTGTGATTTTAGGTTGTTTAATTTTGTATGCTGGGTTTTTTTGTGTTAGATGTTGCCTTATTAAGTGATTTTGATGATGACATGGACCGATGATATGTCATAAatctcataattttttttattaaatataaaattaaataaaaaatagaaaacgaCCGGCAACTTGTTGGTAAGCCCAACATAGTTGGTTTAGCCGGTTTTTTTTCCCATAATAGGACAGAATTTTGTTTGGACCCCAATAAAGTAAAATTTGACAAGTTGAGGTACTTTTCAAGCTAAAAGCCCTTCACTTTAAGTTAAGTATTTTGTCATTCAATACATATTTAAAGGTCAAAGTTGTCactaacttttttattaatgCAAATTCGtcactcaaaaatcaaaatacatgtaaagtgtaaatttatcACTTAAATTCATCTCATTAATATGTCATGTCGGACACTAGATTCATAGTTAGCAACACAATCACTTGTCGGAACTTTATCCGTACTTTGATACTTTACactaaatcattttcttttaataataataagaataatctACATCAAACTACTTTTTTAGTTGTTATCGTTATCAACATTTaagcatttttgtaattttatggATCATAAGAAAACAATTACTATCAATTTAAGTTCATAGAAACTCCGTTTTATTGTCATCATAACTACAAAAGTTAGATATTTTTAAGAGGCCCTAATCGCCAATGACCCACAATTGGAGTGGGGAGACACTCAAATAACCACATTTTACCCACAAGACGGATATTTAATCCTTAAAAGCGATCATATATGACTGTCATTAACATGTGAACCAGGCTCTCTAATTTGTTTGTCTCATCTTAAGTCGAACCAACTTGCTAGATCTTCATACTAGATAATATATACAAGCCATTTTACTTTAGAATGCATCAAACCATCTTCACCAACACCACTTAAAAACTTACAAAGCTATTTAACAACTCGAACTCTACTTAAAAACCTTAACTTTTAGCCTGTTATCTCTACTAAAACATACAAGCCAAAATGGTGAGTGTTAAGATTATTAGGGACGGAGCCAGAACTTATTATGTAAGGaggcaaatttaaaagtctcttgttatatttattagagtcatttttgaaggaaaaatttaaaaaaaaaattgaccctCACATGAGAATTAGAACATATGGACTTTTAAAATAATCTCGTGTGAGTACAAGTTATGGAAAATTGAACATTGGTCTTTGCAATTTTGGCAAATGTGCAGAAGGAGGGGTTGCATTATATTAAAGAACATAAAATAAGTTCATCGAAATCAATGATATGCAATTTAGTCTCTACATAAATTTTCAcctgactattgtgattactattacataataatttgaaaagaaaatatcattttcacatacaactatattatttatcaatatatgatacattaactcaaacaaataaaatacttttttcaacttctctttttaaactatattaaaaatcaaaataactcaagatttttactttatcaatagaggattttatctcaaaactaatgcttccAATATAAGTAACATACTTCCAAAGGAGAGGCGTATGACAACGAtggtgacatttgtatgtattttctatttatttatatttttaagaacaaaattacaaatatacatttaaaaaattacattgtatcaaaattggaatgggggcagttgcccacactgccccCATTGTGGAGCCGCCCCTGGAGATTATTTCTAAGGAATACATCAAACCATCTTTACCAACACCATAACACCTAAAGTTATGCAATCTTTCCATTTTAGATCAACTCATCCCGCCCATTATGCACTCATCATACTGTACTACCAAAACCAAGACCATGTCAGCAAGTTTACCGTCCAAGAACGGTTAAATGTGCACAAAAACTCGTTATCTAAAACGTTAACTCGTTTCTAGTTTTCTACCCTTTAGCCGGGACCATAAAAGACGATGTTTCGAGTGTGACAACGTTGGTGCTTACTTCGCAGTAGCTAGTGTCAATACTAAACTTGACGATTTATTGACACGTCCTGGGCTTGAGCTCATTAACCATTTCCTTTTAAACCATTTATCGAGTACAGGATTTagcaaaatattttaaatagttGGTGTCAATGTAATTTGCAGGATTTagcattttatttgtaatttctTAAACAATTGGTGTCAATGTATTAAAGCAAAACGAtcatggtacccgtgcaatgcggcgacggtggtggAGACAACgatctagtggtgtcggtgacggtaCTAGTGGTGGTCGTGACAGTGTCAAATGGTGTAGTTTGATGTAAAGATGATAGTcgaatatttaaaaagataagagttttaaagtgttaattattaaaataaatgtttagagtgtaaattaattcattaaaagcaaatttagtattttataaTAACTCTTTTTATATTAAGTGTTTATTAAAGCCATTATAATAATTTTGTatgataaattttataaataaactagttcttagaccccgtgcgatgcacggacaaccctaaataatttttcttaaactttattttaaaattatatcgatgaataaatataactgagttggacataataaaaatattcttatgagttgattaatttaaagaagaaaaatgctagatataccttgaaatttattaatgatataCGAGGGCTTAAAATGCGTACATTGCAtgccggagagaaattataaaattgattgcccatagtaggcgcatataagaaggattatgttggttacctggatgtgataggtatt
The Erigeron canadensis isolate Cc75 chromosome 2, C_canadensis_v1, whole genome shotgun sequence DNA segment above includes these coding regions:
- the LOC122590129 gene encoding stemmadenine O-acetyltransferase-like, translated to MVSVCEIISEEYIKPSSPTPQHLKLYNLSILDQLIPAPYAPIILYYQNQDHASEFDIQERLNVLKNSLSNTLTRFYPLAGTIKDDVSIDCNDVGAYFAVASVNTKLDEFLTRPDLELINHFLPHEPTINGSSDGLCVSNVQVTIFKCCGIAISLCISHKVLDGAALSTFLNSWAGTSFGSKEVVYPNMNASSIFPAKDLWLKDTSMVMFGSKFKMGKCSTTRFVFDTSKLAILKAKAAENGSKDPTRVEVVTALLWKCIMAASEENSGSWKPSLLSHVVNLRKRLVSSLSEHSIGNLIWLASAECKTKAQTGLLQDLVEKVRGSVSKINSEFVKKLQGEKRTKVMEESLKSIKDCVDYTGVTSWCKMGFYEVDFGWGKPIWVCGSVFEGSPVFMNFIILMDTKNGDGIEAWVNIDEHEMNIMKHNMELLEFAFVDPSPLKINYQ
- the LOC122587507 gene encoding uncharacterized protein LOC122587507, whose product is MRNVQASKQVVTDMSMLRFHVANPKNVSHLFLTLLEDYGVEWWQLEVEQKQQRRSNGGDGRVKALQPSLFRKRRFMKKNYIVYKGYEPPKWFKGCFHSLNKVSVSLSLCETYKKYDEEDARETINMLQQLQSAKFLTLNFDIVECLSAYPDLVSHLPSPFSNLICLKIDPYMRSDAYKVNVSTEAINFLLENSPRAMFIMDIPEEPPTKAMIAKRAREMKRAKLIADIENCITGLQALLEQGNSVLVERKKAQEKTKVAIQNIILELTVWANKKIMGSEPEKPKEFAESREVASGLMTQFEARLREMQDLGEQNLHGSVDILTKKGRVILLFKNLPKRQRMHITF